One Pseudobutyrivibrio xylanivorans genomic window, AACACAAAGCTTAACTGCCTTGAGTATCATCGTTCAAGCGAGATTAATATGGGTACAACAGACTTTATTCTTCTTCTTGCAAAGCGCGAGGAAATCGTTGATTTCAAGCTCGATTCAAACAAGGTAAAGGCTTTCCTTTGCCCAGCTGGCACAATGATTGAGGTATACGCTACCGCTCTTCACTACGCTCCATGCCAGGCTCACAAGGATTCTGGATTCCAGGTTCTCGTTGGCCTTCCAAAGGGCACAAACGTTGGTTGCCCTGACTTCGAGCGCGTAAACACTGAGGACAAGCTTCTCACAGCTACAAACAAGTGGCTCCTTGCTCACGCTGAAGCTTCCGAGGCAAAGAATGGAGCTTGGGTTGGAATCACTGGAGAAAACATTGATATTGCTGGAGATATTCAGTAATAGAACCTTAATCATAAAGCTCACAATAAAAAGAAGGTCGCATCATTTTGTTTTGATGCGACCTGTTTTTATTTCTCTATTTTCAATTCTATTTCTCTGCTGCTATCTCGCCAGCCAACAGATAAATAACTGGTGAGTTCCAGTAAATTGTAATCTCGTTGGTTGAGTAGCTCTGTGAGTTGTCAGCGTAGC contains:
- a CDS encoding DUF4867 family protein gives rise to the protein MKIYNVTDSEFTNYGRIIEGYEEEKKQILEALKNNTPVPEGTEYVAEEPALQSLAAADKITNSLFGGSPMQFGWCNGHNTKLNCLEYHRSSEINMGTTDFILLLAKREEIVDFKLDSNKVKAFLCPAGTMIEVYATALHYAPCQAHKDSGFQVLVGLPKGTNVGCPDFERVNTEDKLLTATNKWLLAHAEASEAKNGAWVGITGENIDIAGDIQ